In Chanodichthys erythropterus isolate Z2021 chromosome 20, ASM2448905v1, whole genome shotgun sequence, the genomic stretch TAGTCAAATTCTGAAGGCAAGCCATCCGCTCCTTCATAGTAGCCGGAGGAGTGATTCGTATACCAATCCTGCTGGATCTATTTGTGATGGTGTCTTCAGTCACAGGAAATCACAGAGATGAACAGgcaagatccatttgcagcaatttaatggggtaatccaaagcgtaaatccagaaacaggcaagggtcaaaatccacagTAACAGTCTgtacacaaaacaagaaaaacacaaagaaaacaaaaacagagaGACCAGGAACATCCATGAAGACACCATAATAAAAGCAgagacaaaccaggtataaatagacaggcactaatgaagaaacacaaaacagctgagtgcagtGAAacaggataatgagtccgggaagtgagtTATGGGTAATGAAGTCCAACAGTGAGACCAAGAGtccgggttggagtgccctctagtggctgattaGGGCACTCCCACTAGTGAACATGACAGAGAAGAGTCTTGCCCTGAAGACAACAACaaggcaatattcagttatagtaATAGCGCCACCcactggcaacaggaagtgacgtataataataataataataatccaaaAACACATGGAGAAAACAAGAATGTCCAAGCACCCCTGATCAAACACATAAGCACAAACAACTACCTATAACCCAACTGAAAAGCAAGAGCTTGGAACTAATGGAACAGTTGGAACAGTTGGAACTAATGTCATTGTTGTTCAGAGTCACTGAGTTTAAAGAGACAAGCTGTTAAAAACTGTTCAAACAATAAATCTACCTTTGAATACTGAAGTGGTCATTTTCACAGAGATGACACTGATAAAGCTGCTCATGTGACATGAATCttcataaactctctctctctgtgtgtttatGACAGAATCAGACTGCAGTTTTGTTGTAACGCCACAGAATCATTCATCATCACCAAACGCAACACAGCCGTCAATCAAACCATCCCATATGAAACAAGcacaacaaaaacatacaaaatgacTGCAGAACTTCACAGTATGCTGCccgaggtgtgtgtgtgtgtgtgtgcatgcgtgtgtgtgtgtgtgtgtgtgtgtgtgtgtatgtgtatgtgtgtgtgcgttggCATTGTTGTGTGcataatgtgtgtgttctgGTTTATGAAGGCAGAAATGTATATAATGACATTggtattacaatgtaaacatgatttatgaggacacttccTGTGGCTTAAAACAAAAACCTACTAAATGTGTTTCATGCCAAATGTTTcttgtgatgggtaggttttgGGGTAGAGGTAGTATataagtttgtgtgtgtgtgtgtctgtgtgtgtgtgtgtgtgtgtgtgtgtgcaggacaTCCCCTGGTCCGGTCGGCGTCTGGGTCGGTGTGCTGTGGTCGGCAGTGGTGGGATTTTGAAAAACAGCAGCTGTGGACGTGAGATTGACAGCGCAGACTTCGTCATACGGTAAACACATCCCATCATTCCTTGCTCCCTCACTGACCACAACACATCCATCAGGATTCATCCATCCTTCCTGTTAATATgatgttttctctctctttcaggtTTAATTTGGCTGCAGTTAATGACAGTGATGTTGGGATGAAGACGGATCTTATAACAGTCAACCCCAGCCAGATTCGGTCagtgttcacacacacacacacacacacacacacacacacacacacacacacacacacacacacacacacacacacacacacacacacacacacacacacacacacacacacacacacacacacacactcagattCAGTTTAAGCTCTCaaattcttgtttttaatgattgttttttctaaataaaatcaTAACTAACTACAGCTTTACTCAAAACCACATTCATTGGCTATTACTGGCATccctatataaaaataaatcagatTCAATTAATGACATTCAGGTCATTGTAAATTTCTTAAAGATGTATTCTGGTTAAATAGAGATATATATTCCCCTGCGTACACACATATGATCATTAAGTCCCTCTGTCAGTAGTGTTTCTTAAAAACTGTGTGTCTGTAGATACAAAAATCTGGAGAAGAATCCGGATCCGTTGGTGGAGCGGGTCAGTGTGTACGGAAACGCCACCCTCATTATGCCCGCCTTTGCCTACACGTTCTGCACGGCTGCATCAATCAAAACTCTTAAAGTCCTCCAGTCAATCAGACCTCAGCAGCCGGTGGTGTTCTTCAGCCCCTCTTACCTGCGGATGCTGGACCGCTTCTGGAAGGGGCGTGGCCTGCGGGAGGTGCGGCTCTCCACGGGGTTTATGTTAATCAGCACGGCGCTGGAACTGTGTGAGCACGTGCACGTTTATGGATTCTGGCCATTCGGCAGCGACCTGCTGGAGCGTCCGGTTCCGTATCATTATTATGACCAGCTGAAGCCGCACCGCTACATGCACAAGATGCCGGAGGAGTTTGTGCGGCTGCTGCAGCTCCACAGCCAGGGGGCGCTAACACTACACCTGCAGCCCTGCTCCTCAGGGGCGGATCTAGAAAATCATTTATAGGGTCACATGAGGACTGtgaggggtggcaacaccaaGGAAAACAAGCATTCGATCATCTGTACTACTAAGCCTATATTA encodes the following:
- the LOC137008826 gene encoding alpha-2,8-sialyltransferase 8F-like, producing the protein MALVFLRWIFMLLMVLIISQCVRVIFYYISNTHSSRDAMTEALQQLRCIKLRQKFSIIKPAKSIVLQSFTQELLDLMNCPYKSNQTERELNRIRLQFCCNATESFIITKRNTAVNQTIPYETSTTKTYKMTAELHSMLPEDIPWSGRRLGRCAVVGSGGILKNSSCGREIDSADFVIRFNLAAVNDSDVGMKTDLITVNPSQIRYKNLEKNPDPLVERVSVYGNATLIMPAFAYTFCTAASIKTLKVLQSIRPQQPVVFFSPSYLRMLDRFWKGRGLREVRLSTGFMLISTALELCEHVHVYGFWPFGSDLLERPVPYHYYDQLKPHRYMHKMPEEFVRLLQLHSQGALTLHLQPCSSGADLENHL